One Vicinamibacteria bacterium DNA window includes the following coding sequences:
- a CDS encoding radical SAM protein — YLMVGLPTEREEDLEAMIDLVSQVRDRLLDHGRRRGRLGRIIPSVNPFIPKPGTPFQWHAMERVPELRRKMRRLERAMARMPNVEANFKSPRQERLQAVLSLGDRRLAPVIVRMARGEADLSRAMKEEGLGLDATIHRERSPGEPLPWEHIDNGMKPELLQSQYEKASALAPSLA, encoded by the coding sequence TCTACCTGATGGTCGGGCTTCCCACCGAGCGCGAGGAAGATCTCGAGGCCATGATCGACCTCGTGAGCCAGGTGCGCGACCGGCTGCTCGATCACGGACGGCGCCGCGGAAGGCTCGGGCGAATCATTCCGAGCGTCAATCCGTTCATTCCCAAGCCCGGGACTCCGTTCCAGTGGCACGCCATGGAACGGGTGCCGGAGCTCCGGCGCAAGATGCGCCGTCTCGAGCGCGCCATGGCGCGCATGCCGAACGTGGAGGCCAACTTCAAATCGCCGCGACAGGAAAGGCTCCAGGCGGTCTTGTCGCTCGGCGACCGGAGGCTCGCTCCGGTGATCGTTCGCATGGCGAGAGGCGAAGCGGATTTGAGCCGAGCGATGAAGGAAGAAGGTCTGGGTCTCGACGCCACCATCCACCGGGAGCGTTCTCCGGGCGAGCCGCTTCCCTGGGAGCACATCGACAACGGGATGAAACCGGAGCTTCTCCAGAGCCAGTACGAGAAAGCGTCCGCGCTCGCCCCGAGCCTCGCCTGA